In the Actinomycetota bacterium genome, ACACCACGGCCGCCGCGCCTGTGACAGCCGGCCCCGCGATCGCGCTCGGCCTCGGCACGGCGCTGTCCGCCGAGGAGACCCGGTCGTTGCTCGTCGCGTACACCTTCGCGGCCGCCGCGGCCGACGGACACGAACTCGGCTCGCGCGTCGCGACCGTGGCCGTGGGCGCGCCCGCGCGCGTGGACCCGTTCGCGCCGGTCGTGTCGGCCGGCTCCGGCGGGACCGCGGTGCTCGACGCCGCAGCACCCGACGTCCAGGTCGCGTTCCCGGGCGACTCCGCCGTGCTCGCCGGCGACTCGGCGATCGTCTTCGGAACGGCGTCGGACTCGGTGTCCGGCCTCGCGTCGATGCGCATCCGCATCACGCGTGACGACGGCGTGTACTGGGACGGATCGGGCTGGTCGCCGCTGGTCGCGTGGAACGCGGTCGCCGAGTCCCCGAACTGGGCCTACGACTGGTCGCTCGAGCCGGGGCAGAGCGGTGAGCACGACTACGACATCACCGTGGACGCCTTCGACGGTGTCGGGCGCCTCGGCGAGCGCAGCATCGTCGACGTCCGTGTGGACAACACCGCACCGGCGATGACGGGCGTCTCGGCGTCGGCGGCCTCCACGCTCGAGGTGACCTTCTCCGAGCGCGTCGAGACGGCGACGGTCGCGTCATCGGACTTCCAGGCGGCCGGCCTCACCCTCTCCGGCGCGACGCTGCTGCCGGGCGGCACCACGGTGCGGCTGACGTTCTCCGGCGCGGCGGCCGGGACGCG is a window encoding:
- a CDS encoding cell wall-binding repeat-containing protein produces the protein MTAGPAIALGLGTALSAEETRSLLVAYTFAAAAADGHELGSRVATVAVGAPARVDPFAPVVSAGSGGTAVLDAAAPDVQVAFPGDSAVLAGDSAIVFGTASDSVSGLASMRIRITRDDGVYWDGSGWSPLVAWNAVAESPNWAYDWSLEPGQSGEHDYDITVDAFDGVGRLGERSIVDVRVDNTAPAMTGVSASAASTLEVTFSERVETATVASSDFQAAGLTLSGATLLPGGTTVRLTFSGAAAGTRYSLAVAAGGVADAAGNGCAAASFEFVAPGVGREAGATRYDTAVAVSQATWASGECTNVVLATGEGFPDALAASGLAGTVRGPLLLTRGASLTSAVATELVRLGAEKVWIAGGEGAVSASVAASVAALGCEVERVAGADRYGTSAAIASRVAQLRGVGFAGTAFLARGDQFPDALAVSPAAYAKGFPVLLTRTAALPADTAAAVTSLGIGDVVVVGGTGAVSATAAA